In Saccharicrinis fermentans DSM 9555 = JCM 21142, a genomic segment contains:
- a CDS encoding alginate lyase family protein has translation MKMKQVLLFCALVLGGVLSAQLKTSVGKKDFSDWLGVQEVKNNIGIIESGDVISFHYPEKKASSIGYRDFYANAKDWSKYAGLAFNIFQKKESSAEIEIKFMVAKESMRKLQGETMARIPIKGKGWQRVFVPWEMFNLPQGQRGTLQGVSKVEMKFLSENNHKVQVKDIVLTKGQVLSLEAPIQGKSAAAGDKVQYEIILGNTSSKHQHVQLVFPKEGWESMVAVVKPDRVELAPNEVKKCRVQVQLPASLPQGAREKQVLKAMANGDAIASIEFITAVSVPSPFIVHTLDNWNKVIKKIENYDWAKKGLAEYVNKAEKWQVPDYATKDAAIDVFRGPYLFHSNEAGNMMNCAIAYRLTGKKEYAQKCVEFLRKLSDEEKGYPATYRVNQNNFVKEGGVFQDVARAYDMVKDCGLLTDEDHRLIEQTFRLYIETAMLGNDDGGINNWDLSELAGAFYCALVIQDWNLVDWTLNSPSGIYRQFTQGVMSDGWWYECAVGYNLWCSTMFSEIAIALRPWGEDFIDVKKPIGTTPYYSLLPERMKPGLYGMNFNKWGTITKNNVGIKDMWDAAIPFLDYRGVIFAVNDAKEDLVVGEPYELAYYLYRDPEYAAVIQRGTTRNLLYGVPELPPVKSEKIKQSAYADNMGIVQLRSQTKNREQREQIQAVLHYGTFGGYHGHFDRTNFLSMMRYGRSFYNPEMYWYGYKSYLYKFLVQTSVNKNMVVVDQKMQEPRESFRTLYYTGDMMQATAVETKARWSNPPYGGMVYGDKKDMTFAYKAWEEGRSLQVPEDIPDYGELTDFSEPVLQRRLMIMMDDYVVLADYLQAEQEHTYDWLFQIKGFKQLLAHKVECIKHDKQMSQDPLGSAQFITDCSWYSTQGSARAQFEMCWGVNCDNEGARMPYSEDGPLKIDVITAWPQQNKIMIGTAPESFGVNKQLWYDIKADGKTLLNDSTGAWVLGSKNISLDIEGKNELVLSTRLGNKPKNNTIFWGNAKLILQDGSELFISSLPVKYNNVIQTQTGLDYYGGPVKIGGEPMQYSLPAMPANHRAAGEIVIDLSGLSAVGFKAVIGGDFPLGDEASRRKTMAVRTFGKETRYLSVIEPYENESMIKAVKAKSANELLVELKDGRVQEIVISNLDGDTKKMRVSVKETVDGKIVRQECTEH, from the coding sequence ATGAAAATGAAACAAGTATTGCTTTTTTGTGCCTTAGTGCTAGGAGGTGTTTTGAGTGCGCAATTGAAAACTTCTGTGGGAAAAAAGGATTTCTCAGATTGGTTGGGGGTGCAAGAGGTGAAAAATAATATTGGGATCATAGAGAGTGGAGATGTGATCTCTTTTCATTATCCTGAAAAAAAGGCCAGTTCCATAGGTTATCGGGATTTTTATGCCAATGCAAAGGATTGGAGTAAATATGCAGGATTGGCATTTAACATTTTTCAGAAAAAAGAATCTTCGGCCGAAATTGAAATTAAGTTTATGGTGGCCAAAGAGAGTATGCGGAAATTGCAAGGTGAGACGATGGCTCGTATACCGATAAAAGGAAAAGGGTGGCAACGCGTTTTTGTGCCTTGGGAAATGTTTAATCTGCCCCAAGGGCAGCGAGGAACTTTGCAAGGAGTTAGTAAAGTTGAGATGAAGTTTTTGTCTGAGAATAATCACAAAGTGCAGGTCAAAGATATTGTGTTAACAAAAGGACAAGTATTGTCCTTGGAAGCACCCATACAGGGAAAATCAGCTGCCGCAGGCGATAAAGTACAATATGAGATTATTTTGGGGAATACCAGTTCCAAGCACCAGCATGTTCAACTCGTCTTTCCTAAGGAAGGGTGGGAGTCAATGGTGGCTGTAGTCAAGCCTGATAGAGTAGAATTAGCTCCCAATGAAGTGAAAAAATGTAGGGTGCAGGTTCAACTGCCCGCTTCGTTGCCCCAGGGTGCTCGGGAGAAACAAGTGCTTAAAGCTATGGCCAATGGCGACGCGATTGCTAGTATCGAGTTTATTACTGCCGTGAGTGTTCCTTCTCCGTTTATAGTGCACACACTGGATAATTGGAATAAAGTAATAAAAAAAATAGAGAACTACGATTGGGCAAAAAAGGGCTTAGCAGAATATGTAAACAAAGCAGAAAAGTGGCAAGTGCCTGATTATGCCACAAAAGATGCAGCTATTGACGTTTTTCGCGGACCTTATCTTTTTCATAGTAATGAGGCAGGAAATATGATGAACTGTGCCATCGCTTACCGATTAACAGGAAAAAAAGAATACGCACAAAAGTGTGTTGAGTTTTTACGAAAACTTTCTGATGAAGAAAAAGGATATCCGGCTACATACCGTGTAAATCAAAATAATTTTGTGAAGGAAGGAGGAGTCTTTCAAGATGTTGCCCGAGCCTATGATATGGTAAAAGATTGTGGCCTGTTGACGGATGAAGATCATCGTCTGATAGAGCAAACATTTCGCTTGTATATTGAAACGGCTATGTTGGGAAATGATGACGGAGGAATTAATAATTGGGACCTGAGCGAGTTGGCTGGTGCTTTTTATTGTGCACTGGTTATCCAGGATTGGAATTTGGTTGACTGGACTTTGAATTCCCCATCGGGTATTTATCGTCAGTTTACACAAGGAGTAATGAGTGATGGGTGGTGGTATGAGTGTGCCGTAGGATATAACTTATGGTGCTCAACTATGTTCTCGGAAATAGCGATCGCTTTGCGGCCTTGGGGTGAAGATTTTATAGATGTAAAAAAGCCTATTGGTACTACACCCTATTATTCTTTGTTACCTGAACGTATGAAACCTGGTTTATATGGGATGAACTTTAATAAATGGGGAACCATCACTAAAAATAACGTAGGTATCAAAGATATGTGGGATGCTGCTATTCCCTTTCTGGATTATCGCGGGGTCATATTTGCGGTGAATGATGCCAAAGAAGATTTAGTGGTGGGAGAACCTTATGAATTAGCTTATTACCTGTATAGAGATCCTGAATATGCTGCGGTGATACAACGTGGTACTACCCGAAATCTGTTGTATGGTGTGCCAGAATTACCTCCCGTTAAATCGGAGAAAATAAAACAATCTGCCTATGCCGATAATATGGGTATTGTTCAGTTGCGTTCACAAACTAAAAACAGAGAACAGCGCGAGCAGATTCAAGCAGTGCTACATTATGGTACTTTTGGCGGATATCATGGTCACTTTGATCGAACGAATTTCTTGAGTATGATGAGGTACGGTCGTAGTTTTTATAATCCTGAGATGTATTGGTACGGCTATAAATCCTATTTGTATAAATTCCTGGTACAAACCTCTGTGAATAAAAATATGGTGGTGGTTGACCAGAAGATGCAGGAACCCCGGGAAAGCTTTAGAACCTTATACTATACGGGTGACATGATGCAGGCTACTGCTGTAGAAACCAAAGCACGTTGGAGCAATCCTCCTTATGGAGGTATGGTGTATGGTGATAAAAAGGATATGACTTTTGCTTATAAGGCCTGGGAAGAGGGCAGGTCGCTTCAAGTGCCTGAAGATATACCAGATTATGGGGAATTAACAGACTTTTCTGAACCTGTTTTACAACGACGACTGATGATCATGATGGATGATTATGTGGTGTTGGCCGATTACTTGCAAGCAGAACAGGAGCACACTTACGATTGGCTGTTTCAAATAAAAGGCTTTAAGCAATTATTGGCACATAAGGTGGAATGTATAAAGCATGATAAGCAGATGAGTCAAGATCCCCTTGGAAGTGCTCAATTTATTACGGATTGTAGCTGGTATAGTACCCAAGGTAGTGCTCGTGCTCAATTTGAAATGTGCTGGGGTGTAAATTGTGATAATGAAGGGGCTAGAATGCCATACAGCGAAGATGGACCTTTGAAAATAGATGTGATCACTGCTTGGCCTCAACAGAATAAAATTATGATTGGTACTGCACCCGAAAGCTTTGGGGTTAATAAACAACTGTGGTATGATATAAAAGCGGATGGTAAAACCTTATTGAATGATAGTACAGGTGCTTGGGTATTGGGAAGTAAAAATATTTCATTGGATATTGAAGGGAAAAATGAACTGGTACTAAGCACTCGCTTAGGGAATAAACCCAAAAACAATACTATTTTTTGGGGCAATGCAAAATTAATCCTTCAAGATGGTTCTGAGCTGTTCATCTCTTCTCTTCCTGTAAAGTATAATAATGTGATTCAAACGCAGACAGGACTTGATTATTATGGAGGACCGGTTAAGATTGGTGGAGAACCCATGCAATATTCACTACCTGCAATGCCTGCTAATCATCGTGCAGCTGGCGAAATAGTAATTGACCTATCGGGGTTAAGCGCAGTTGGTTTTAAGGCCGTTATAGGCGGCGATTTTCCTTTGGGAGATGAAGCGTCACGTCGCAAAACAATGGCGGTTCGTACGTTTGGAAAAGAAACCCGCTATTTATCTGTTATTGAACCCTACGAAAATGAATCAATGATAAAGGCTGTTAAAGCCAAAAGTGCCAATGAATTGCTCGTTGAATTAAAGGATGGCAGAGTGCAGGAAATTGTTATTTCAAATTTGGACGGAGATACTAAAAAGATGCGTGTGTCTGTGAAAGAGACAGTTGACGGAAAAATTGTACGTCAGGAATGTACCGAGCATTAA
- a CDS encoding RagB/SusD family nutrient uptake outer membrane protein: MNKINLNMKTILMTLLSAMIVLSSCEDYLEQDPKDELTEAIYFTKPEHFEYASYNLYGALGWDDGDEASDLCSNLADDDVAHGYSVAALDDDDYWKKPYSRLRAVNELIQKAEEYTGDKDEIAEYLGVGYFFRAWNHFIMLKRYGGVPIVTRVLDVDSEEVYGPRNSRYEVVYQILTDLDMAIERLRFESDINDGTETGMVSVEAAKAFKARVLLYEATWEKYVSDIEYLDGDGIEAGAGSNKPEGYPSITDMLTDAKQAALDVMSSGEFELWDKRAQLEAAGAGYGDRHIYYMFTLEDGSNPAGLSKSDNKEFVFQTVYDYTYKQIRQNLSHSMKFTPSRKLMDMYLCKDGLPVQYSSEFKGYRNMTDEFENRDLRLVGLVSEPGKQYWGYGASARGGGARYDKTFEEVELETSYDYTYWPQLLNNAERGVGYSGLKFVTENYNRETNTESYNYPQIRLAEVMLIYAEAACELGGGQLNVSGATPISQGDLDMTINKIRARAGVAPLTYDLIAPYPELTMLGEIRRERAIELYGEGHRYDDLKRWGIAYDELRRSTCLNYIQYEGTSTEYETMVHPQYEDGRMLFDASVFPNGLTSGESATSSYAGIAPTKPGALIIDDASVRSFRVANYLEPIPKNQIELNPALVQNPGW; this comes from the coding sequence ATGAATAAAATAAATTTAAATATGAAGACTATCTTGATGACATTACTCTCTGCAATGATTGTGTTGAGTAGTTGTGAAGATTATTTGGAGCAGGATCCAAAGGACGAACTTACAGAAGCGATCTATTTTACTAAACCTGAGCATTTCGAGTATGCTTCTTATAATCTTTATGGAGCTTTGGGATGGGATGATGGAGATGAAGCTTCTGATTTATGCAGTAACTTGGCTGATGATGATGTGGCACATGGATATAGTGTAGCTGCATTGGACGACGATGATTATTGGAAAAAACCGTATAGCAGATTACGTGCGGTAAATGAATTAATACAAAAGGCGGAAGAGTATACTGGCGATAAGGATGAAATTGCTGAATATCTTGGAGTTGGCTATTTCTTTAGGGCATGGAATCACTTTATCATGCTGAAACGGTACGGTGGTGTTCCTATTGTAACTCGCGTGCTGGATGTGGATTCGGAAGAGGTATATGGACCAAGGAATAGTCGGTATGAGGTGGTCTATCAGATTCTTACAGACCTGGATATGGCGATAGAAAGATTAAGGTTTGAAAGCGATATTAATGATGGTACTGAGACTGGTATGGTTTCTGTTGAAGCAGCTAAGGCTTTTAAAGCGCGTGTGTTGCTGTATGAAGCAACCTGGGAAAAGTATGTGTCGGACATAGAATATTTAGATGGAGATGGTATAGAAGCCGGAGCCGGAAGTAATAAACCTGAGGGATATCCATCTATAACAGATATGTTAACAGATGCGAAGCAAGCTGCTTTGGACGTGATGTCTAGTGGCGAGTTTGAACTATGGGACAAAAGAGCTCAATTAGAGGCTGCTGGAGCAGGCTATGGCGATCGCCACATATACTATATGTTTACATTGGAGGATGGTTCTAATCCAGCAGGGTTGTCGAAAAGTGATAATAAAGAGTTTGTTTTTCAAACAGTGTACGATTATACTTATAAGCAAATTCGCCAGAATCTTTCACATAGTATGAAGTTTACACCTTCTCGAAAGTTGATGGATATGTATTTATGTAAAGATGGTTTACCTGTTCAATATTCTAGTGAGTTTAAAGGCTATAGGAATATGACTGATGAGTTTGAAAACCGAGATCTACGTTTAGTTGGTTTAGTAAGCGAACCTGGTAAACAATATTGGGGTTATGGCGCTAGTGCTAGAGGAGGTGGTGCTCGTTATGATAAAACATTTGAAGAAGTCGAGTTGGAAACATCGTACGATTATACCTACTGGCCTCAATTATTGAATAATGCTGAAAGAGGGGTTGGTTATAGCGGACTTAAGTTTGTTACTGAAAATTATAACCGTGAAACGAATACTGAATCTTATAATTATCCACAAATTCGTTTGGCTGAAGTAATGTTGATATATGCAGAGGCTGCTTGTGAACTCGGTGGTGGTCAGCTGAATGTTTCGGGAGCTACTCCCATTTCTCAAGGTGATTTGGATATGACGATTAATAAAATAAGAGCACGAGCAGGTGTTGCACCTTTAACTTATGATTTAATTGCACCTTATCCTGAATTGACGATGTTGGGTGAAATTCGTCGTGAAAGGGCTATTGAACTGTATGGAGAAGGACATCGGTATGATGATCTAAAGCGTTGGGGAATAGCATATGATGAGCTTAGAAGGTCAACTTGTCTAAATTATATTCAATACGAAGGAACCAGTACAGAGTATGAAACAATGGTTCATCCCCAATATGAAGATGGACGTATGTTATTTGATGCTTCTGTATTTCCTAATGGTTTAACAAGCGGAGAATCGGCCACGTCTAGTTATGCCGGTATTGCACCTACTAAACCAGGTGCGCTGATTATAGATGATGCCAGTGTACGTAGTTTCCGGGTTGCAAATTATCTAGAGCCTATACCTAAAAATCAAATTGAATTAAATCCAGCTTTGGTACAAAACCCAGGTTGGTAG
- a CDS encoding SusC/RagA family TonB-linked outer membrane protein: protein MKTKNLRLKAKGFIMLCFFLVTASTSIFAQEKTVTGKVVDSNGEAIPGINVIVKGTTQGTITDIDGNYLVSNISNDNILVFSFVGMTTQEVAVGSQSTINVVMQDDALGLEEVVVVGFGTQKKATMTGAVTQVKGEEMIKGKGTSSAALALQGEVPGLVVTRGSSRPGNEGMDLKIRGDFSVNGRGPLILVDGLEVPEWQLNTMNSNDIETYSVIKDGAAAIFGTKAAGGVILITTKKGKKGKMKVDYSGEYQVNIPGEFPLMDLDEYIDFLYTIGSNDNFQYINGTTGEWEESAFSTTFFTKDEMEQYMAGTFPLAPDSYFTLGQEHRFANVDQSKLVYGNTISQRHNIAVSGGGDKATYRTSLGFANERSPIEFVYDGAKKYNFRTNVTYDVNDMISTDFNVSYDNRLIDEPSEGVGEGLQNPPMYPVYNEFGQYYGLWEANMLAELDEGGRTKTNQEIIRLGGTLNLDLDKYIQGLSFTYKANIRSQSSDKTIRYTGVDYYKWDGSFDRTIYHDSNNSSVNVNLSKTLFQNHVVQTNYKRSFGDHNLGAMVGMSAEVTDYSQYNMFRGNMLSDELDDLNTGDPATQTNAGTSNDNDYDSESYGTGLVSYITRLNYDYKGIYLMELMGRRDGSSKLHPDERWKNFYGASVGVRLSEMGFLKDGVFNNLKLRFSYGETGSTSGINNYDYVSTINSSGEAYFGNSATIYPTAYISAMTSTDRTWERIANTNFALDYAVLNDRLSGSLEYYIRKNDDMLISITYPEVLGATAPKTNSGAFENKGWEISANWRDKIGELKYNVGVAVWDSKSELTRMDGATTIEGGVNKTVVGKPLYSIYAYETDGLFQTEEEILDYYDKYGFDHTTAEPYDNKEGTNLLQYASDQRLIPGSAKVVDSNGDGYINEDDLVYQGDTNPHYSYSINLGLAYKGFDFSAFFQGVGEQQYIREGRLAYPNSSWWTNQNSTFIGKTWTTTNTDADLPIVNGRRKGELKAWNWSNINDYRIVNASYLRAKMITVGYSLPQSLLSKVALERVRFSVTGNDLFTFSNVKDGLDPENGSEASHGTVPFTSSIIFGVDVTF, encoded by the coding sequence ATGAAAACCAAAAATCTAAGATTAAAAGCAAAAGGCTTTATTATGCTGTGCTTCTTTTTAGTTACTGCGTCTACCAGTATTTTTGCGCAGGAGAAAACAGTGACAGGGAAAGTAGTGGATAGTAATGGAGAAGCTATCCCGGGAATAAATGTGATCGTTAAAGGTACCACACAAGGAACGATTACTGACATAGATGGGAATTATTTAGTTTCCAATATTTCTAATGATAATATTTTGGTATTTTCATTTGTGGGTATGACAACCCAAGAAGTGGCTGTGGGATCTCAATCAACGATTAATGTTGTAATGCAAGATGATGCATTGGGACTTGAAGAAGTAGTTGTTGTTGGTTTTGGTACGCAAAAAAAGGCGACAATGACAGGAGCCGTTACTCAGGTGAAAGGCGAAGAAATGATTAAAGGTAAAGGTACCTCTAGTGCAGCTTTAGCCCTTCAAGGTGAGGTTCCAGGTTTAGTAGTAACCAGAGGTTCTTCAAGACCGGGTAATGAAGGAATGGATTTAAAGATTAGGGGAGATTTTTCGGTTAATGGTAGAGGTCCTTTAATTTTAGTAGATGGATTGGAAGTTCCCGAATGGCAATTGAATACGATGAACTCCAATGACATTGAAACCTATTCTGTAATAAAGGATGGTGCTGCTGCTATTTTTGGTACCAAAGCGGCCGGTGGTGTTATACTTATTACCACAAAAAAGGGGAAAAAAGGAAAAATGAAAGTGGATTATTCTGGAGAATATCAAGTGAATATTCCAGGTGAATTTCCCTTAATGGATCTGGATGAATATATTGATTTTTTGTATACTATTGGAAGTAACGATAATTTCCAGTATATCAATGGTACTACCGGTGAGTGGGAAGAAAGTGCATTTTCTACTACTTTCTTTACTAAAGATGAAATGGAACAATATATGGCAGGAACCTTTCCTTTGGCTCCAGATTCTTATTTTACACTTGGTCAAGAACATCGTTTTGCGAATGTTGATCAGTCGAAATTAGTATATGGAAATACAATTTCACAAAGACATAATATCGCCGTTTCAGGTGGTGGAGATAAGGCTACGTATCGAACTTCTTTGGGTTTTGCTAATGAACGTTCTCCCATTGAATTTGTATATGATGGTGCAAAAAAATATAATTTTCGTACCAATGTTACTTATGATGTCAATGATATGATTAGTACTGATTTTAATGTGTCGTACGATAATAGATTAATTGATGAGCCTTCGGAAGGTGTCGGAGAAGGACTTCAAAATCCTCCTATGTATCCGGTTTATAATGAGTTTGGTCAATATTATGGATTGTGGGAAGCAAATATGCTCGCAGAACTGGACGAAGGTGGCCGTACCAAAACAAATCAGGAAATTATTCGGTTGGGTGGTACTCTTAATTTGGATTTAGATAAATATATTCAAGGACTTTCTTTCACCTATAAGGCAAATATCCGCTCTCAGAGTAGTGATAAAACGATTCGTTATACCGGGGTTGATTATTATAAGTGGGATGGAAGTTTTGACCGAACCATTTATCATGATTCAAATAATTCTTCTGTAAATGTCAATCTTTCAAAAACTCTGTTTCAGAATCATGTGGTACAAACTAATTATAAGCGATCCTTTGGAGATCATAATTTGGGAGCCATGGTGGGTATGTCTGCAGAAGTGACTGATTATAGTCAATATAATATGTTTAGAGGTAATATGTTATCCGACGAATTAGATGATTTGAATACGGGAGATCCGGCAACGCAAACCAATGCAGGGACAAGTAATGATAATGATTATGATTCAGAAAGCTACGGAACAGGCCTAGTCTCTTATATTACTCGATTAAACTACGATTACAAGGGTATCTACTTGATGGAGTTGATGGGGCGTCGTGATGGTTCGTCTAAATTACATCCTGATGAACGATGGAAAAATTTTTACGGTGCATCTGTGGGTGTTCGATTATCTGAAATGGGCTTTTTGAAAGATGGTGTTTTTAATAATTTAAAACTCCGTTTTTCTTATGGTGAAACCGGTTCCACCAGTGGTATTAATAATTATGACTATGTATCCACTATTAATTCTTCGGGAGAGGCTTATTTCGGTAATAGTGCTACTATCTATCCTACTGCCTATATTAGTGCAATGACCTCTACAGATAGAACCTGGGAACGAATAGCGAATACCAATTTTGCTCTTGATTATGCGGTATTAAACGATCGTTTAAGTGGTAGTCTTGAATATTATATTCGTAAGAATGATGATATGTTGATTAGTATTACTTATCCTGAAGTATTAGGAGCTACAGCACCAAAAACTAATAGTGGAGCATTTGAAAATAAAGGATGGGAGATTTCGGCTAATTGGCGCGATAAAATAGGAGAGCTAAAGTATAATGTGGGTGTTGCAGTATGGGATAGTAAAAGTGAATTAACACGCATGGATGGCGCGACTACCATTGAGGGTGGAGTTAATAAAACTGTTGTAGGTAAGCCTCTATACTCAATCTATGCCTACGAAACAGATGGTTTGTTTCAAACTGAAGAAGAAATATTAGATTATTACGATAAATATGGTTTCGATCATACGACCGCTGAACCATATGATAATAAAGAAGGAACTAATTTATTACAGTACGCAAGTGACCAACGACTGATTCCTGGTTCTGCGAAGGTTGTTGATTCCAATGGAGATGGATATATCAATGAAGATGATTTGGTTTATCAAGGAGATACGAATCCTCACTATAGTTATTCTATTAATTTGGGATTGGCTTATAAGGGGTTTGATTTTAGTGCATTTTTCCAGGGAGTTGGAGAGCAACAGTATATTCGTGAAGGTCGTTTGGCCTATCCTAACTCGTCATGGTGGACCAATCAAAATAGTACTTTCATCGGAAAAACATGGACTACAACGAATACAGATGCCGATCTGCCTATCGTTAATGGAAGACGTAAGGGGGAATTAAAAGCCTGGAACTGGAGTAATATTAACGATTACCGAATTGTAAATGCGTCTTACTTGAGAGCAAAAATGATTACTGTAGGTTACAGTTTACCCCAATCTCTTCTTAGTAAAGTAGCTTTGGAAAGGGTGAGATTCTCAGTTACAGGTAATGATCTATTTACTTTCAGTAATGTAAAAGATGGATTAGATCCTGAAAATGGTTCCGAGGCATCACATGGTACTGTGCCATTTACTTCTTCAATTATTTTTGGTGTTGATGTTACTTTTTAA
- a CDS encoding phosphohexomutase domain-containing protein: MMKTHINWKKLQNGSDIRGVAMDGIPGEEINLTCQVAEKLGRAFAHWLHHKTNLSTLTLTVAVGTDSRLTGPSLKKAFVQGLVHVGVDVYDCGIASTPAMFMATVDEDYCIDAGVMLTASHLPFNRNGFKFFTPEGGANKSDITEILQWAARDHLNAISESGVVKELDYISTYSNHLVHRIRSGVQSKVDKVQPLKGLKIIVDAGNGAGGFFAKKVLEKLGADTNGSQFLDPDGNFPNHVPNPEDEVAMKSISDAVIREKADLGIIFDTDVDRSAIVDKQGNSIHRNELIALISAIVLEEHPGSTVVTDSITSDGLTWFIQTHLKGKHKRFKRGYKNVINESLRLNTAGEESWLAIETSGHAALKENYFLDDGAFLVAKLLMKMADLRLHNKELSQLINELPKPIESKEFRLKIKTKDFISYGQSVIAALENNLSSDWEKVSENYEGIRVQCKHESEDGWFLLRLSLHDPVIPINIESNVRGGVEVIVSKLKHILELYIHLDLSPLN, encoded by the coding sequence ATGATGAAAACGCATATCAATTGGAAAAAACTGCAAAACGGATCAGACATTCGTGGCGTTGCCATGGATGGCATACCCGGTGAAGAAATTAACTTAACATGTCAAGTGGCAGAGAAACTGGGTCGCGCTTTTGCACATTGGTTACATCATAAAACAAATCTATCAACTTTAACTTTAACTGTGGCTGTGGGTACGGATTCTCGTTTGACAGGGCCATCTTTGAAAAAGGCCTTTGTACAAGGCTTGGTTCATGTTGGAGTTGATGTTTATGATTGTGGTATTGCTTCTACTCCAGCCATGTTTATGGCAACAGTGGACGAAGATTATTGCATTGATGCAGGCGTGATGCTTACTGCCAGTCATCTACCTTTTAATAGAAATGGATTCAAGTTTTTTACACCAGAAGGAGGAGCCAATAAAAGTGATATTACTGAAATATTACAATGGGCTGCCCGGGATCATTTAAACGCCATTAGCGAGTCGGGTGTAGTGAAAGAATTGGACTATATTTCTACCTATTCAAATCACCTAGTTCATAGAATACGCTCTGGTGTGCAATCCAAGGTGGATAAAGTACAGCCTTTAAAAGGACTAAAGATTATTGTGGACGCCGGTAATGGGGCTGGAGGCTTCTTTGCTAAGAAGGTTCTCGAGAAACTCGGTGCCGATACAAATGGTAGTCAGTTTTTAGATCCAGATGGAAACTTTCCCAATCATGTTCCCAACCCTGAAGATGAGGTGGCTATGAAATCCATCAGCGATGCAGTGATAAGAGAAAAAGCAGATCTGGGTATTATCTTTGATACGGATGTAGATCGCTCAGCGATTGTGGATAAACAAGGAAACTCCATCCATAGAAATGAACTCATTGCTTTGATATCAGCTATCGTGTTAGAAGAGCATCCGGGTAGTACTGTGGTTACAGATTCTATTACCTCAGACGGTTTGACTTGGTTTATTCAAACCCATTTGAAAGGAAAACATAAGCGTTTTAAACGTGGTTATAAAAATGTAATTAATGAGTCACTGCGTTTAAATACAGCCGGAGAAGAAAGCTGGCTGGCTATTGAAACAAGTGGGCATGCTGCCCTAAAAGAAAACTATTTTTTGGATGATGGAGCTTTTTTAGTGGCTAAACTTCTTATGAAAATGGCTGACTTGAGGTTGCATAATAAAGAGCTGTCTCAATTAATAAATGAGCTTCCTAAACCTATCGAGAGTAAAGAGTTTAGATTGAAAATAAAAACAAAAGATTTTATTTCGTATGGACAATCAGTTATTGCTGCCTTGGAGAATAATTTGAGCAGTGACTGGGAAAAAGTATCTGAAAATTACGAAGGTATCAGGGTGCAATGTAAACATGAGAGTGAGGATGGTTGGTTTTTATTGCGTTTATCGCTCCATGATCCAGTTATTCCTATTAACATAGAGTCTAATGTAAGAGGTGGTGTTGAAGTTATTGTTTCTAAATTAAAACATATACTTGAATTATATATCCATTTAGACTTGTCTCCACTAAATTAA
- a CDS encoding transaldolase family protein has product MIYLADTANIDELKELFSYFPIEGVTTNPTIIAMEKKPMSVIMPQLVDLVGERMLHVQVISNQAEDMVREAIAYKDKYHLGDNYFAKIPVTKEGYKAMPLIKKEGIHVTATAIFTQQQALVAAKAGADWVAPYVNRLDNISSHGIEVVGNIVDNIERYGLKTGVLAASFKTVDQVHRVSMMGSQAATISFEILERLRSHPMTDMSVEWFEKDAKGLYDIEF; this is encoded by the coding sequence ATGATTTATTTAGCAGACACAGCCAATATTGATGAACTAAAAGAATTGTTCAGCTATTTTCCTATAGAAGGCGTAACTACCAATCCAACTATTATCGCGATGGAGAAAAAGCCGATGTCGGTGATCATGCCGCAGTTGGTAGATTTGGTAGGAGAACGGATGTTGCACGTTCAAGTGATTAGTAATCAGGCAGAAGATATGGTGCGTGAAGCCATCGCCTATAAGGATAAATATCACTTGGGTGATAATTACTTTGCTAAAATACCAGTGACCAAGGAAGGTTATAAGGCTATGCCGCTTATCAAGAAGGAAGGTATTCATGTTACGGCAACAGCTATTTTTACCCAACAGCAAGCCTTGGTAGCGGCTAAGGCAGGTGCTGATTGGGTAGCTCCTTACGTGAATAGATTGGATAATATTTCTTCTCATGGTATTGAGGTAGTAGGTAATATTGTGGATAATATTGAGCGTTATGGATTAAAGACAGGTGTGTTAGCTGCAAGCTTTAAAACCGTTGATCAGGTGCATAGAGTGAGTATGATGGGAAGTCAGGCTGCTACCATCAGTTTTGAAATTCTAGAACGCCTTAGAAGTCACCCGATGACTGATATGAGTGTTGAGTGGTTTGAAAAGGATGCCAAAGGGTTATATGATATCGAGTTTTAG